The Sabethes cyaneus chromosome 1, idSabCyanKW18_F2, whole genome shotgun sequence DNA segment aacgcgtatgcaggaaagagaaagaaaaaccttggaaaaaccgctttgcatacatttgggatgacttgtcgccactctgtatatagtcactctactaaTAAGCACGGCGGTGGTAATCTATGCCAGTCTAAAACGGAGTTCTACAAACGGAGAAAATGagatttgtctcatttttattaaagataGCCTAAAATATGTTCTAAAATCTAGCTAgtgattagagtgactatatacagagtggcgacaagtcatcccaaatgtatgcaatgcggtttatcctaggtttctctttctctttccttcatacgcgttggataggttgtttgctcgattggaatgacactgacagataattatcattccaattttgacattgtcgccactctgtatatagtcactctactagtgatgtctgaaattttcaataattcgattaccgattaatcggtgcactaatcgattagttcagtattcgtgctagtTTATTCGATTATCAATATTCAAATATTTTGTttaataattcgattaatcggacgattatgaacgattaatggggattatACGCATTTTTTTATaccctttgaactattcgattaataaATTACTAGTGCCGGTAGTATTTGATCACAAATTATTAGATTATTCGATGTCATAATCGATTAGTacattaatcgagcgattaccagATATCACTAAACCTAGCGAGGAGCTATATTAATGAATCCTCTTtcggatttttgacgtaggactaggtctttcagaaaggtagctggtatagggggtcattcaagaaaatcgaaaaatgcgagcgtcacgaaaaatgaaagattttgagcgataatagcttagcggttttccaatcgattttcaatatttttgcaccaatcgatcggaaaatcttctacataTCCACACCAATAACGAACAATTTCTTAGTTTACTGAGATTATGCGCTATGGCAGCTACAAGAAGGTGATATATAAACTAGCGTCGCCTGTTgaaaaaattctgaactattttctaaaTCATCTTAAAAATGAAAGTCACCTGAACAATGtttccgaagaccgcaacattctagagAGTCAGCAGCTCAAGATATAGCCCACGCTAATATATTGCCTGTACGCGGGCGCCAcatagtgagacaattctatacTACTTTCCATATACtatctgcaaggctgctattactcaaacaattttttcgaagagtaatatttttggttactcatattgctaattgcaagaaaaattgtccaatcaataagtgcgaaatcgctcttaaaattgctattttagcttaaatcgtgtcggtctcttcggcgcacttattgcctggcatgtaacgaaaaagtgcgccaaagataccgaaacgatttaaaataaaatagcacttttatgagcgatatcgcactttggatgatacaattttccttgcaatcagcaatatcatGATATATAACGTATGCGCATATACGCTTGCGCCGACTGAtgggaaaattctgaactatttttcataccatcttaaAGGTAACAGTCACTTGTATAAACTACTCGAAGACCACTACTTTCTAAGCAATCAGTAGCGTTAGTTGCAGGCCATAtagtaatattacatatacggttGTTCCACgcagtgaggcaattctgcattattttctataccatctgcgaggctgctattactcaaaaAACTTTCCTTAAGAAAGTAATATCTTAGTTTACATGAattataagctatagcaaataaaacgaggtcgcatatacactagcgccgcacattgagaatattctgaactattttcagttcCTTCTACGAGATGacttttaatctgaatatttggtaactctattcattttcacatacgcgcaagtcgcccaccctatgaacttgttattttgatttgacgaaaacaaacgttttgaaaacatttcaaatatgcgcgaattctaaacatccggtttgtagaagaggtaattggctcggcagtttcgccTAAAATCGTCTATGTTGAGTGCTGGCGAGAGGTGAGttccatatgagctatattgccaaagctctagagcaagaggaaacgcattaagtttttttgcttttttttttcaatttactcGGTCAAcattaacgtcaattgtgtctgacgcttgatcggttttttaTGTGAACGTATTTACACAagcggggtacagattaaaaatattcagattaaagaaggtcatactaacgggggtacacggtataatcaaaacaaaaaaaatcggttGAAGTGCAGGGGTGTGTTTACACttaaataaaattgtttactttcaggacaacaCATTAGTCTAGCTTTAATCTCTGATATGTTGAACGGCAAaactctgtcattttttctaaaatctgaTCCTTTCGGATCAATacgtagaagatttttcgatcgatcggtgtagaaatattgaaaatcgaccaGGAAATTGCTTAGCTATTAACATTCAAAACCTCTGACCACTTTTCGTGCTTAGATTTTTCCGAATGACACTCGCCACTTTAAGCTTAACAGAGGAAACACGAatagaatctctcattgtctgttaggtccttttgaaaagttgtgcGAGAATTAGAatgctagtgctacgatcctattgattctaacgaCGACCGTCGAGATACTCGAGATTCGAAGCGTTAGACCACTGTCGAATTTGAAGGCTAACTGGGTGACCGGAAAAACAGAATAGTTTTGTGTCTTGATTTGTAATGAAGTCAGCAAGTAACAGAAGGAAGGGAGAAAGAATAATACATGAAAGTAAAGAAATTGTTTTATAGAAAGAAAAAGAGTGGGTAAACAGAGGGTTTACTCCGAACTATTTTATTATCCCAGTCCACCAGTATAAACCGGCGATTTTGAAGCAGATTGTGTACGAAAACCATTATTTAGTAATATTGGACAGCCAAACATTTATGTTATACATGAGCCTACCAAACGCAGTTGAAAACGGTACATTGGAATAATATTTGTTTGATAAATAATATAATTTATAATGGGtataaatttgaattattaaaaGTTTTCCTTGTTCACGCTAATACATCTCTTTCTCTACTTTACAGGACCACTTCAAGTTTACCATCCTCAACTCGATCATCGTATCCCGTCCGATTAACCTGGTCGAGCTGGTCAACAGCGAGGCCCGGGTGATGCTGCTGTACTGCACCAAAGACGAAGCCGTCGACATCCTAAAGGCGGCCGAAGAGCTGCACATTACCGGTGAAAACTACGTATGGGTCGTCACGCAAAGTGTGATCGAGAACATGCAGGCACCGACGCAATTCCCGGTTGGCATGCTCGGGGTGCATTTTGATACGTCTTCCAGTGCGCTGCTGAATGAGATTTCTAATGCGATCCGAGTGTACGCGTACGGCGTAGAGTACTATCTAAGGGAACCGAAAAACTTCGGTCGAGGGCTCGACACGCATCAGCTGTCCTGCGAGGACGAAGGTCGTGGTCGCTGGGACAATGGGgaggtattttttaaatatctgagGAACGTGTCACTGGAAGGTGAGCCGAATAGACCAAACATTGAATTTACTACAGATGGTGACCTAAAATGGGCAGAGCTAAAGATTATGAATCTACGGCCTAGTGTTAATAGCAAAGGGTTGGTTTGGGAGGAAATTGGTATGTGGAAATCGTGGCAACAACAAAAGTTGGACATCAGGGATATTGCTTGGCCGGGCGACTCGCATTCTCCCCCACAAGGGGTACCTGAAAAGTTCCACCTGAAAATTACATTCTTGGAAGAAGCGCCGTACATCAATCTTTCCCCAGCAGATCCAATTAGCGGAAAATGTCTAATGGATCGTGGTGTATTGTGCCGAGTTGCAGCAGATCACGAAATGACAGACATCGATATGGGACAGGCGCACAAGAATGGCTCATTTTATCAATGTTGTAGCGGATTTTGTATTGATCTGCTGGAGAAATTTGCCGAAGAATTGGGATTCACATATGAGTTAGTACGAGTGGAAGACGGGAAGTGGGGGACGCTGGAGAATGGCAAGTGGAACGGATTGATTCACGAGTTGGTAAATAGGAAGACTGATATGGTTTTGACATCTCTCATGATCAACGCTGAGCGGGAAGCTGTAGTGGACTTTAGCGAACCTTTTATGGAGACTGGAATTGCTATTGTAGTTGCTAAACGAACTGGAATTATCTCGCCAACAGCTTTCCTGGAACCGTTCGATACTGCATCTTGGATGTTAGTAGGAATCTTTGCGATTCAAGCAGCCACTTTTATGATATTTTTGTTTGAATGGTTATCGCCTAGTGGATATGATATGAAGACTGTCCTGCAAAACGCTAATAATACTCCGTACCGTTTTTCGTTGTTCCGAACCTATTGGTTAGTGTGGGCCGTCCTGTTTCAAGCGGCAGTACACGTCGATTCGCCGCGAGGATTTACCTCCCGTTTCATGACCAATGTATGGGCTATGTTCGCTGTAGTATTCCTTGCTATTTACACTGCCAATCTCGCCGCGTTCATGATAACCAGAGAAGAATTCCACGAGTTTACCGGCCTGGATGACACACGACTGTCGCATCCATTTTCCCACAAACCAACTATCAAATTCGGCACGATTCCCTGGAGTCATACCGATTCGACTATATCGAAGTACTTCAAGGAAATGCATTACTACATGAGGCAATACAATAAGACCAGTGTAGCGGATGGCGTTTCGGCAGTTCTGAACGGAAATATGGATGCATTCATCTACGACGGAACAGTGCTAGATTATCTAGTTCAGCAGGATGAAGACTGTCGTTTGTTGACTGTGGGACAATGGTACGCCATGACCGGCTATGGCTTAGCCTTCAGCCGTAATTCAAAATATGTTGAAATGTTTAACAAGCGGCTTCTGGAATTTCGAGCCAACGGAGACCTAGAACGGCTTCGACGGTACTGGATGACCGGAACTTGCCGTCCGGGCAAGCAAGAACACAAATCCTCGGATCCTCTTGCGTTGGAGCAATTCTTGTCCGCTTTCTTGCTGTTGATGGCTGGAATCTTACTTGCCGCATTACTTTTGCTGTTGGAACATTTGTATTTCAAATACTTCCGTAAACGTTTGGCGAAAAAAGACCGCGGAGGCTGCTGTGCCCTCATTTCCCTATCTATGGGTAAGTCTCTGACCTTCAGAGGAGCGGTTTTCGAAGCGACTGAACTGCTTCGGCATCATCGCTGCAACGATCCAATTTGCGATACGCATTTGTGGAAAGTGAAACATGAACTGGACATGACTCGCCTGCGTAACTCCCAGCTTGAGAAAGCCATGGATTCACATGGTATTAAACCTCCACAAATAAGGATAGCGTCCACCAACGACATCATCGGCACGGGCCGCCGGGAAAACATGCACCAACGTCCGAACATATTGGGTAATTTAAGTCTCGGCGGTAGCGCACAAGATCTGTACCGCTGGTCGTACAAGACCGAGATTGCCGAAATGGAAACCGTTCTGTAAGTAAGCAACCACCATCAAAACAAACTATTTAACCCGCCCCGTAGTCGACAAGGGTCATTACACTCACGCATTAATAACGCTGTAAACACTGTCAATCTACAACTACTACTAAACTGGTAAAACGAGTACTGAATATTCGTGTAGGTACAACCAATCAGAGAGGTCATCGTTATAAATGCACGAAAAAATACAATCAACCGTTCCACACAATACAACTGGAAACCACCGTGGTAGATCGAGCTTAATACGTTTGAGTTTTGCCGGAGGAGAAGACTGCCTAAGATTATGAACAAAGAAGAAGTAGGTCTCGAGTATTGGGCTTTGTGACCTGCCATATATTACGAATCTGGAGCATGTTTGAACATTTTGAGTACCCCGTGTTGATAAAGTTTAGTTGATGGATTTTCATTAGgaaaaaaaatctcaaattAGGTCTCTTacgaacttttttgagaaattgACAGACATATTGGGTGTAGGAGAATTCAAACGAAAAGTGAATTGCGTGGACTGGTTTTTATGAAACAACTAGCAcattgttgttcttcttttgcGTATAGTAAATGCATTCCATGTTTCCTTTAAAATTTTACCTAATCCGGAGAAGATGATGATCTCTTCGCTAAAAGTAATTTCGGTAACTCCACCAGGCATTCTTACCGTGTGCCCAGTCTAATGAAACTTACTCAGTGCTCACCATATCATACTCAATCCGGTCCTACCGCCAAAAGTTTAAACCGATTTATTGTTTTTCTGTCGTTTAATGTCTTAAGGAAGACTCTCCTATCATCGGGAGTGGCAAATTTCACTCACTTGCATatgcatatttatttatttactagttgagcccgctATAACAGAGATAACTTGGGAAAGGTTTAAATGTACCTCTAACGTGAAGTATGCTGTCAGTGGTGTGGTTTTGGTTACAGTCAGGGCTCTTATATACTAGATATGTTCAATTGGTGGCCTCCCAATTGACCTCGAGGTATGaagctggtctaataagccagtcgtctcGACTGAAAGAGACTGTTGAGGTTAGCCTGGTAAACAAAGTTTCCTTATTTCACTTGATTGTTGCTCTCTAATTCCTTGAACATCGTGTACTCCCGCTAGATATTGTCAGCTCTGGTCTAGCCGTTTTGCTCACAGTGCCCCTGGTAGTCTTATTCCTACCAGATTTGAAGCACACACCGTCTTTATTCGgtaattgtccggcattcttgcaacatgccctgctcaCCGTATACGCTCAGCTTTAGCTATCTTTAGAAAACTATACTCTGCGTGCGCGCTAAACTCTATCTTCCAATTTACTATCAAGTATTGAACTTACCACTCGTTAATAATTTCTCTACTTCATGTCTGCAAAGTGCCACCTTTAAGGTGAATTCGTTGCATGTCACGAGCGTATCAGGATTTGTGAATCCATCGGTACCAGCATTATAACTCGTTGTCAGGCATAGAGAATCTGCTATTTTTGAGACAAATCAGGTTATTTCGATAGGAAAACATATATTACTAACAAAATTTCCAAGGATATCTACGCCCAAGCTAGTTTTCTAAGCTTGGTTACCCACTTCTGAGAACGGCAATGCCGtcagcttacttacttattttactttttcggaCACAATCGGATTATTGAATCGGTGTCAAATTTAGAACCCGTCTTCATGCTTGTCGGTCTTAGGATGCCATTCTCTAATCGCTCCTAACACCTGCTGTTCTAGCACCCTCATTAACAGCGTATATCTAACAAGCATGAGGTCTGCCTTAAAGTCGTCGGGTTCTACACTGCAGAGTATCGGTTTTGCTGGTCGGGCATCGTTACTATACTACGTGGCCACCCCTCTGTAGCCGGCCGTGTTTTAGTTGCTTCACAAAACTTGTATCTTATACTATATGCTTAGTATATTTCGTGATTCATGTGCCTGCGCCCCGCTCCCTCTTCTAATTTaacgccaagaattgatcgcagaatcTTACGTTCAAACACGCTAAAAGATTGTCAGTCGCTCTGCTCCAACGCCAACGCTTGATTGCCATAGAGACCAACCAGAAGAATTAGCATCtcatagagcgcgagtttcgtTTGTAGGATACGAGACCtcaactggctacgtaatccgtagaataTCATATTGGCAACCACTATCCGCCGTTTTACTGCATGGCTGTGAGCCATTGTCACATgccactaacgtaccaagggaAACAAATTCGGCGATCACTTCAAAAGCACCCACAGTTCCAATACCCGCAGAGTTACAATGCTCTCTGTCAGCCAAAATATACTTCTTATACACTCTAACGcctacaccactctccgctatctatTTGTGCTTACTTTACCAgctgagagccggggtggctcttgccgtatcaagaatccctctccattgtactcggtcctgggctactcgtcgccaattcgttgcgcgtttcgacacacgaaagtcggcttcaacctggtcgagccatctagcacgttgggttcTTGAAGATAACTGTTTTCACtgcagtcgtctggcatccttgcggcGTGGCCTAgtatcccaactttcgccaggtgtacgatggtaaTTTCTCCAAACAGTGTCTGTaggtcgtgattcatacgcctccgccactctccgctatccatttgtactccgccaaaaaaaaagtccgcaacaccttttgttAAATATACGGCTAgtgtacgtatgtcttccgtaagcaaagttactgtctcaaatccgtagaggactaccggtctgtttagcattttgtacatcgtcagccttgtgctgcggcgtatgctccttgatcgacgcttcttgcggaggaaaaagtagactcgatttccagtttgaatgcgtcgttgaatctccttactcgtattattgttggcggtgaccagagatcccaaatatatgaattcaTCCACCATTTTCAAgtcatcgccatcaatagtaACTGTCCGCGGGCgccaaacgttactttctctagATGCTtctcctaccatatatttggttttcgacacattgatttgtaaccctatcctcttagcctccgtttttagtctggcgtagattgcctccgccgtgcTAAGGTTTCTAGTAGTGACCTCgcggtcgtctgcgaaggctaggcgatggctacttttgctgaagatcgcacctctcgtttcgatgcccgttcgccggattacaccttcaatagcgatattgaataacgtacagtacagtacaggtCCTTGTCGCAACCCCCTGCGCGATTGTTAAAGACGTTTAGCACGTTTCATTTCCCTAGATAACAGTTCTAACAAGCGTCTTGTACGGAGTACGCTTTTTACGGGTCTTTTCGACCGCACTTGCTTATGAAACCCATAGTAAACATGACTGCCGCTGATAATATACCTCCGAATCACGCAGCTGGTGTTATTGTCCGCCATCAGCAGTGAGCCAAGGAAGATATTTTCTTTGATTACCTCGACTTTATCGCCATCGATCGCTATATTACCGCCCAATCGGCGTCGGACGACACGACAACAACCACTGTGTATCCAGCGCGCTCAGCTTGGCAGCGTCTTTCTACACAGTCCACTCACGAGGTAAACTTAAACCAACAGCTTGTGAGCGCGAGTGGCACGCTAAGACATATGGATGCAGATTTAGCATAGCTTCATCTTTTTTTCTGCACCTCTCTCGGCACTCGCGACCGATTCGCCATCAACCGCAGAACGACGACTGTAGCAACTCATCATAATGTGGGAAAATAAGAAAGGTAGTGCGTAAGAGAATGCATAAGTaagcgtgttcgttagaacgggAACATGCGTGTGAGACAATCAGGTCACACGAGTACGGGCTTCGCAACATTGCTGCGTCATAGTACCCTTGAACAGTCGGATCAGCTATTCCGGAAACGCGTTCTTTTCCATGATATTTCATAGTTTTGTGCGGTCGATAATACACCAT contains these protein-coding regions:
- the LOC128735221 gene encoding glutamate receptor ionotropic, NMDA 2B — translated: MNLLLTSAILLFGCLIPGVEVKSYKATTNRSSGITIGGSSSSSSSSSSNSESGRGGSSGGGSGLGRSRNKLQLNVGLLVPHTNFGRRDYLRSISTAVQGLQKLRGQKLTFLKDHDFQTTNIHFDMMSLTPSPTAILNTLCKEFLHANVSAILYMMNYESYGRSTASAQYFLQLAGYLGIPVISWNADNSGLERRASQSTLQLQLAPSIEHQSAAMLSILERYKWHQFSVVTSQIAGHDDFVQAVREQVAAMDHFKFTILNSIIVSRPINLVELVNSEARVMLLYCTKDEAVDILKAAEELHITGENYVWVVTQSVIENMQAPTQFPVGMLGVHFDTSSSALLNEISNAIRVYAYGVEYYLREPKNFGRGLDTHQLSCEDEGRGRWDNGEVFFKYLRNVSLEGEPNRPNIEFTTDGDLKWAELKIMNLRPSVNSKGLVWEEIGMWKSWQQQKLDIRDIAWPGDSHSPPQGVPEKFHLKITFLEEAPYINLSPADPISGKCLMDRGVLCRVAADHEMTDIDMGQAHKNGSFYQCCSGFCIDLLEKFAEELGFTYELVRVEDGKWGTLENGKWNGLIHELVNRKTDMVLTSLMINAEREAVVDFSEPFMETGIAIVVAKRTGIISPTAFLEPFDTASWMLVGIFAIQAATFMIFLFEWLSPSGYDMKTVLQNANNTPYRFSLFRTYWLVWAVLFQAAVHVDSPRGFTSRFMTNVWAMFAVVFLAIYTANLAAFMITREEFHEFTGLDDTRLSHPFSHKPTIKFGTIPWSHTDSTISKYFKEMHYYMRQYNKTSVADGVSAVLNGNMDAFIYDGTVLDYLVQQDEDCRLLTVGQWYAMTGYGLAFSRNSKYVEMFNKRLLEFRANGDLERLRRYWMTGTCRPGKQEHKSSDPLALEQFLSAFLLLMAGILLAALLLLLEHLYFKYFRKRLAKKDRGGCCALISLSMGKSLTFRGAVFEATELLRHHRCNDPICDTHLWKVKHELDMTRLRNSQLEKAMDSHGIKPPQIRIASTNDIIGTGRRENMHQRPNILGNLSLGGSAQDLYRWSYKTEIAEMETVL